In a single window of the Rhinoraja longicauda isolate Sanriku21f chromosome 10, sRhiLon1.1, whole genome shotgun sequence genome:
- the dnaaf2 gene encoding protein kintoun — MAASGLEELQLSRDEVDRFSCALKDEKFRQLLCEYAEEISRPENKKKYEEEITQLERERGVDVKFVHPSPGHVLKSSAGGDKKCFINVCSNELINKPACQGGRGGDGAPGQHWELPYSLTPAREDVGPGGRKHLIYDVVFHPDTLYMAGRNKRFRNMVDGVALDAVEKQLDAKLDMKNVKTLKMKYKGLPHAAVIRTPLPGGDKEDLPEEDGPLKFPYPYGHPKAEGASRRSEVKGNSTTGRPKAAGKDTPESKFTQPKYSIVYRSTVDMQDYRYARDAVPSTRPKQLVVTIDLPLLNSAESACLDVTEKLLCLESKKPAYKLELALPYPVDENQGSAKFNKSKRQLVVTLPVIPAKPELEVENNHNGDLEPARKDSDSTESEQSLLKPELNQVEDDFILKNAENDTAGIKSEDGCKDSNWDQSQNKEHLEVSHVAASDASGIKVTPSISSPNDVIVAPQIVSEVDYDGHQNPPEEDAVTSRDNIYVSLENRCSSTEDGQTNEHPQVNSSANTKCYSEGSLKENEPVCPDFHYHQDESTVTFILQVRNIKQNSLKSVLQTYDYRISFGTTDSDSLYSLIIQFPSDYQLNTKERILKVAEDNAVVVLIKSLESRGLWQSFCAGHTDNSLQNKLFVTSENADQFLSTSLRDSVPNDAVEECLTELSVSEVHESGLVISCKFQQQENDEISSDAHDLNHSTPCSTPSNTQQHEEEIRLTETIATDKETEKETSLADDGVECVPSQSDELATLSGNCDNFAQLHGSSEGSVIIPSTQMNELSLSSCTNAADGNKPTGCAKVEATDDEVLDEDDLTSDQMNDNDSEFVKQMPPLQVLEEVHPTDESIKIIYDHTTHSAFTFQNPELFQLD; from the exons ATGGCGGCCTCTGGACTGGAGGAGCTGCAGCTGAGCCGCGACGAGGTGGATCGCTTCTCCTGCGCGCTGAAGGACGAGAAGTTTAGGCAGCTGCTGTGCGAGTACGCGGAGGAAATCTCCAGGCCGGAAAACAAGAAGAAGTACGAGGAGGAGATCACGCAGCTGGAGCGGGAGCGGGGGGTGGACGTGAAGTTCGTGCACCCGTCACCCGGCCACGTCCTGAAGAGCAGCGCCGGCGGCGACAAGAAATGCTTCATCAACGTGTGCAGCAACGAGCTGATCAACAAGCCGGCCTGCCAGGGGGGCAGGGGCGGAGACGGGGCACCGGGACAGCACTGGGAGCTGCCCTACAGCCTCACACCCGCCAGGGAGGACGTGGGCCCCGGCGGCAGGAAGCACCTCATCTACGACGTGGTCTTCCACCCCGACACCCTCTACATGGCCGGCCGCAACAAGAGGTTCCGAAACATGGTGGACGGCGTGGCCCTGGACGcggtggagaagcagctggatgccaAACTCGACATGAAGAACGTCAAGACTTTGAAAATGAAGTACAAGGGGCTGCCCCACGCGGCCGTGATCCGCACACCTCTCCCCGGCGGCGACAAGGAGGACCTTCCTGAAGAAGACGGGCCCTTAAAGTTTCCGTATCCCTACGGCCATCCCAAAGCAGAAGGTGCTTCACGAAGAAGTGAAGTGAAGGGGAACAGTACAACGGGGAGACCAAAGGCGGCTGGAAAAGACACACCAGAAAGCAAATTTACCCAACCGAAATACTCAATCGTTTACCGATCAACTGTCGACATGCAGGATTATCGATATGCCCGTGACGCTGTCCCCAGCACCAGACCCAAACAACTGGTGGTCACTATCGACCTCCCTCTGCTTAACTCGGCCGAGAGTGCGTGTTTGGATGTGACCGAGAAATTGCTATGTCTGGAGTCGAAGAAACCCGCTTACAAGCTTGAGTTGGCCCTGCCGTATCCGGTAGATGAAAATCAGGGGTCGGCTAAATTTAACAAATCCAAGAGACAGCTTGTGGTTACATTGCCTGTTATTCCTGCAAAGCCAGAGCTAGAAGTGGAAAATAATCACAATGGTGATCTTGAGCCAGCAAGGAAGGACAGCGATTCCACGGAGAGTGAACAATCGCTGCTGAAACCAGAATTAAATCAGGTAGAAGATGATTTCATTCTGAAAAATGCAGAAAATGATACAGCCGGTATAAAGTCAGAAGATGGGTGTAAAGATTCCAATTGGGACCAATCTCAAAACAAGGAGCACCTTGAAGTGAGTCACGTGGCGGCATCTGATGCATCAGGTATTAAAGTAACTCCATCTATTTCAAGTCCAAACGATGTGATTGTTGCCCCCCAAATTGTTTCAGAGGTGGATTATGATGGACATCAGAACCCCCCTGAAGAGGATGCAGTAACTTCTCGTGATAATATTTACGTGTCTTTGGAAAACCGATGCAGTAGCACTGAGGATGGACAAACAAATGAGCATCCACAAGTAAATTCATCTGCAAATACTAAATGTTACTCAGAAGGCTCTTTAAAGGAAAACGAACCAGTGTGTCCTGATTTCCATTACCATCAGGATGAAAGCACTGTAACATTTATACTGCAAGTGAGAAATATCAAACAAAATAGTTTGAAATCTGTACTTCAAACCTACGATTATCGCATCAGCTTTGGGACAACAGACTCCGATTCCTTATATTCTTTGATTATTCAGTTTCCTTCTGATTATCAGCTGAACACCAAGGAACGTATACTAAAGGTGGCGGAAGACAATGCAGTGGTGGTGTTAATAAAGTCACTTGAGAGTCGAGGCTTGTGGCAAAGCTTTTGTGCCGGACATACAGACAACTCATTGCAG AACAAGTTGTTTGTGACTTCTGAAAATGCTGATCAATTCCTGAGCACTTCTTTGAGGGATTCAGTCCCCAACGATGCAGTTGAAGAATGTTTGACAGAGTTGAGTGTGTCAGAAGTCCATGAAAGTGGTCTTGTTATTTCCTGTAAG TTTCAGCAACAGGAAAATGATGAGATCAGCTCTGATGCACATGATCTGAATCACAGTACACCTTGCAGTACTCCATCAAATACTCAGCAACATGAAGAAGAAATCCGCTTAACTGAAACTATTGCAACTGATAAAGAAACAGAAAAAGAGACATCTTTGGCAGACGATGGTGTGGAATGTGTACCTAGTCAAAGCGATGAACTGGCTACTCTATCGGGGAATTGTGATAATTTTGCCCAGCTCCACGGTTCATCAGAAGGAAGTGTAATAATCCCATCAACTCAGATGAATGAGTTATCTCTCAGCAGCTGCACAAATGCTGCTGATGGGAATAAGCCAACCGGGTGTGCAAAGGTGGAGGCTACTGATGATGAAGTTCTTGATGAAGATGACCTTACATCTGATCAAATGAATGACAACGATTCAGAGTTTGTTAAACAAATGCCTCCACTCCAGGTTCTGGAGGAAGTTCATCCTACTGATGAAAGTATTAAGATCATATATGACCATACAACACATTCTGCATTCACCTTTCAAAATCCTGAACTTTTTCAATTAGATTaa